TTGCCGAAATCATACTGGGCTTTCTAGTTTTCGCCGGCGTGCTGCTGGCTACCGGGGCCGGTGATTTCTTTATCGATCTGGCCAACGCTATTTTCGGCAGGTATCGCGGCGGTCCGGCCAAAGTGTCGGTCGTAGCCAGCGCATTTTTCGGCAGTTTGAGCGGCAGCGTCTTCTCGAATATCGTGGGCACCGGTTCGATCACCATTCGTACCATGAAAAAAACTGGTTACCCGCCTGATTATGCCGGAGCCATTGAGGCCTGTGCATCTACAGGTGGAGTGTTGATGCCCCCGGTGATGGGGGCCATTGCGTTCGTCATGGCTGTCACCATTGGGGTCGACTACAGCGTCATCATGATCGCCGCCATCGTTCCTTCATTCCTCTATTATCTCGGGCTGCTTCTTCAAGTAGACGGTTATGCCGCTAGGGCGGGCTTGACCGGTTTACCAAAGGAAGAGATTCCCTCCTTGCGAAAGGTGTTGGGCCGGGGATGGCCCTTCCTTTCGGTGATGATCTTTCTAGTATGGGGGCTGCTGGTGATGCGCTGGGAATACTTAGCACCGTGGTATGCTTCAGTGCTCATGTTCGCACTCTCCTTCTTAAACAAGCAGACATGGATGACGCCCAAGCGTTTGTTTACGACCATTCGGCAGATCGGCTTGCTGATCTGCCAGACCGCTGCCATCATTCTTCCGATTGCTTTCGTGGTAAGCGGCTTGACCATAACTGGCGTCTCGGGATCGGTTACCTCAGGTTTGGTGAATCTGGGCGGCGGAAACATCTATTTGGTCCTGCTGCTAGGGATCGGTGCATGCTATGTGCTCGGAATGGCGGGCCTTTCGATTGTTGCATATATTTTTCTTTCCGTTACGCTGGCACCGGCCATTATTACCTTGGGCGGGATGAATGTCGTGGCTGTGCATCTGTTTATCGTATACTACGCCATGCTGTCGGGCATTACCCCTCCAGTGGCGGCCGCGGCATTCCTTGGTGCAACAATATCCGGTGCCCCACCAATGAAGACCGCGTGGACGGCAATGCGTCTAGGGATCGTTATCTATTTCGTGCCCTTGTTTTTTGTGTTTCAACCGGCGTTGGTGCTGCAGGGCAGTTTGATGCCACTGCTTTATATTTTGCCCTCATGTGTTTTTGGCATCGCTTTGATTAGTGGCGGCTGCGAGGGATATCTTCAGGGGGTGGGCAGGGTTCCCAACTGGGCGCGGCTGCCCTTGTTGCTCGCTGGATTCCTATTGAGCTTTCCCACCTTACTGGTTACTATTATCGGCCTGATTTTATCGGCGGTTATGATCGGAATCATACTAGGGTATAACCGAAATGTCGCGCTGGTAGGGCGCAAGGAAATAGTTGGTGCTTAAGCGGATGGTCCAAGGAACCATCGCCCGCAGGTCACAGGAATAGAACAGCCAGTGGGCGATGGTTTAACCTACAATTAATACACCAGGTTTCTGTTAGTATTAAGGTCGCATGCATCTGCACGAGCACGGACCATCTTCACGGCGGTTTCGCCCCCTGCTCGACGCCCATAAAAAAGACGCCTCTTGTTTCCGGACCTCTCCTTGAGCCTGGCATGGGTTTCATCCATGCGCTTCATCAGGGCATCGACTTTCTTAATCGACTCTTGGTTCGCCTTGATAGCCATCTCCACCATAGCCTCCACCTGCCAGAACCGATTCGCTGATGGACTCTTCCATGAATCCCTGGGGTGCAACGATACGGACCTTTTTATTATCCGCATCCTGCGCTGGAATGACTGCCGTGGCGTCCCCAAAATGATCGATATGGCTGTGAGTGAAGATCATGGCCACGACCGGTTTGGGTTCCAGATGCTTCCAGGCCAATTCAAGGGCCGCCGTTGCCGTCTCTCGACATGTCAGCGCATCAACGACGATCCACCCGGTTTTGCCCTCGATGAGGGTGAGGTTGGCCAGATCGAACCCGCGCAACTGATAGATGCCTTTGGCCACTTCGAACAAACCATGAATGTTGTTCAGCTTGGCCTGACGCCAGAGGTTGGGATGGACGCTGGGCGGCGCCTCGCCGTCGACGAATCGATAGGCCGTCTGGTCCCAGGCCGCGGTGCCCTTGGGATGGACGATTTTCAGGTCGGAGACACTTGCGATCCATCCCCGACGGGCATCTTCAAAGTCCTGAAGGTCATCCGCAGCAAGATCTTTTAGTGCCTGGGCGTTAATGTCGATGGTGGTTTGCGTCGGTGACGTGTGGCCGTAGACGTCAGCCTCATTGATGGTTGATCGTGACATCTTAATGACTCCATCTATGTTTTTGCATACGGCACGCTATTGATTTTGCGGGAGGCCTTTAGATTCCTTGAGCAGCGCCCGGACGATGGTATTGCGCTGGATCTCACTGGTGCCGACGACGATTCGATACATGCGCAAGGTCCTGAAAAGGACTTCTACCGGATGGCCCTTCGTAATACCGACATTGCCGTGAATCTGGACGGCCAGATCCGACACTTCAAAGGCCTTCTCAGAACAAAAGACCTTACACATGGCCGCCTCCTTCCGAATGTCTTGACCCGTGTCGGCTTTGGCAGCGGCCGCCAGAACCATGCTCCGCCCCGCATAAATCCCAATGGCCATGTTGGCGAGCATATGTTGGATGGC
This Desulfatitalea tepidiphila DNA region includes the following protein-coding sequences:
- a CDS encoding TRAP transporter permease, encoding MDQKKSVEKQKADNTRLGALTSWQGILFLVLSIVGIGLSIYYMFGFQIGGRVLLDVEYYWLFIGLFSAAVFIAIPATSRPGGPPWYDLIIAAVIFGTCIFFFLNARDMIIMGWSHIPLGILTWLVMMEAARRSGGFSYFLVVLLLGVYPLIADWFPGIFKGINYPFTQIIEAHVFRNEGMMGITTKIIAEIILGFLVFAGVLLATGAGDFFIDLANAIFGRYRGGPAKVSVVASAFFGSLSGSVFSNIVGTGSITIRTMKKTGYPPDYAGAIEACASTGGVLMPPVMGAIAFVMAVTIGVDYSVIMIAAIVPSFLYYLGLLLQVDGYAARAGLTGLPKEEIPSLRKVLGRGWPFLSVMIFLVWGLLVMRWEYLAPWYASVLMFALSFLNKQTWMTPKRLFTTIRQIGLLICQTAAIILPIAFVVSGLTITGVSGSVTSGLVNLGGGNIYLVLLLGIGACYVLGMAGLSIVAYIFLSVTLAPAIITLGGMNVVAVHLFIVYYAMLSGITPPVAAAAFLGATISGAPPMKTAWTAMRLGIVIYFVPLFFVFQPALVLQGSLMPLLYILPSCVFGIALISGGCEGYLQGVGRVPNWARLPLLLAGFLLSFPTLLVTIIGLILSAVMIGIILGYNRNVALVGRKEIVGA
- a CDS encoding acyl-CoA dehydrogenase family protein — encoded protein: MPAANLLGKEGAGFLMAMDRINVNRLLHCPTMIGLAQNLLDRSIAHAKNRKQFGRSIGDFQAIQHMLANMAIGIYAGRSMVLAAAAKADTGQDIRKEAAMCKVFCSEKAFEVSDLAVQIHGNVGITKGHPVEVLFRTLRMYRIVVGTSEIQRNTIVRALLKESKGLPQNQ
- a CDS encoding MBL fold metallo-hydrolase yields the protein MSRSTINEADVYGHTSPTQTTIDINAQALKDLAADDLQDFEDARRGWIASVSDLKIVHPKGTAAWDQTAYRFVDGEAPPSVHPNLWRQAKLNNIHGLFEVAKGIYQLRGFDLANLTLIEGKTGWIVVDALTCRETATAALELAWKHLEPKPVVAMIFTHSHIDHFGDATAVIPAQDADNKKVRIVAPQGFMEESISESVLAGGGYGGDGYQGEPRVD